In Synergistetes bacterium HGW-Synergistetes-1, one genomic interval encodes:
- a CDS encoding branched chain amino acid aminotransferase, producing MDKIRIERTTTQKPKCDVSKTGFGTVFSDHMFIMDYEKGKGWFDPRIVPFGPFQISPAATVLHYAPEIFEGMKAYRTPEGKIQLFRPIENVKRMNVSAERMCLPQIEEEMMMEALKEIVKVDQEWVPNEPDTSLYIRPFMFGTDEQLGIHTPHHCIFSIITCPVGSYFREGINPVRIAIEKDDVRAVKGGTGYAKCGGNYAASLRAGERAAAQGYSQVLWLDGVERKYIEEAGGMNVMFKIDGKVVTPALLGSVLAGITRKSLIEILKSWNIPVEERLISLDELLDAINTGRLEECWCCGTAAVISPIGELAYDNKKYTINDFKTGTLTKKLFDELTGIQWGKRPDPFGWTVPVV from the coding sequence ATGGATAAGATAAGGATCGAAAGAACAACGACCCAAAAACCAAAATGTGACGTAAGCAAGACAGGATTCGGAACCGTTTTCTCGGACCATATGTTTATCATGGACTACGAAAAGGGAAAAGGGTGGTTTGATCCTAGGATCGTTCCCTTTGGTCCTTTCCAGATATCTCCTGCTGCGACAGTGCTCCACTATGCTCCGGAGATCTTTGAGGGGATGAAAGCCTACCGTACTCCTGAGGGAAAGATACAGCTCTTCAGGCCTATTGAGAACGTGAAAAGGATGAACGTTTCGGCAGAACGCATGTGTCTCCCGCAGATCGAAGAAGAGATGATGATGGAGGCTCTTAAGGAAATTGTGAAGGTAGATCAGGAGTGGGTCCCGAACGAACCTGACACTTCACTCTACATCCGGCCGTTCATGTTCGGAACAGACGAGCAGCTGGGAATCCATACACCCCACCACTGCATTTTCTCGATAATCACATGTCCAGTCGGCTCATACTTCCGTGAGGGCATCAACCCTGTCCGCATAGCGATAGAAAAGGATGACGTAAGAGCTGTAAAGGGCGGTACAGGCTACGCCAAATGCGGCGGGAACTACGCTGCCTCCCTGCGCGCCGGAGAGAGGGCCGCGGCTCAGGGATATTCCCAGGTTCTGTGGCTTGACGGAGTGGAGAGGAAATATATCGAGGAAGCCGGCGGGATGAACGTAATGTTTAAGATCGACGGAAAGGTAGTCACACCCGCCCTTCTGGGATCAGTGTTGGCAGGTATAACAAGGAAGTCTCTGATAGAGATACTCAAGTCCTGGAACATCCCCGTCGAAGAGCGCCTGATCAGCCTGGACGAGCTTCTCGATGCGATAAATACCGGACGCCTCGAGGAGTGCTGGTGCTGCGGTACTGCAGCCGTTATCTCTCCGATCGGCGAACTTGCCTACGACAACAAAAAATACACTATCAACGACTTCAAGACCGGAACTCTCACAAAGAAACTCTTCGATGAGCTTACCGGCATCCAGTGGGGCAAGAGGCCCGATCCTTTCGGCTGGACAGTACCTGTAGTTTAG
- a CDS encoding GGGtGRT protein: protein MVTFEGCARRMGQIEPFLEKIGLTDLEEARALCLSKGIDVEHIVKGVQAIAFENAVWAYTLGAAAALKAEVRTAAEAAEKIGEGLQAFCIPGSVADQRKVGLGHGNLGAMLLREETKCFCFLAGHESFAAAEGAIGIAKTANKVRKEPLRVILNGLGKDAAYIISRINGFTLVETKYDYYKGELKIVEERPFSTGEKSKVRCFGADDVSEGVAIMIHEGVDVSITGNSTNPTRFQHPVAGTYKKWTVENGKRYFSVASGGGTGRTLHPDNMAAGPASYGMTDTMGRMHSDAQFAGSSSVPAHVEMMGLIGMGNNPMVGATVAVAVAVEESVSK, encoded by the coding sequence ATGGTCACATTTGAAGGCTGCGCAAGGAGAATGGGGCAGATCGAACCTTTTCTTGAGAAGATCGGGCTGACTGATCTTGAGGAAGCAAGAGCTCTCTGCCTTTCCAAAGGAATAGATGTTGAGCATATAGTAAAGGGAGTTCAGGCTATTGCTTTTGAAAATGCTGTTTGGGCCTACACTCTCGGTGCTGCTGCCGCACTGAAGGCAGAAGTCAGAACAGCTGCAGAAGCTGCGGAAAAGATCGGAGAGGGACTCCAGGCGTTCTGTATTCCCGGATCAGTCGCCGACCAGAGAAAAGTTGGTCTTGGGCACGGCAACCTTGGGGCCATGCTTTTGCGAGAGGAGACTAAATGTTTCTGTTTCCTGGCCGGACACGAGTCATTTGCCGCGGCAGAGGGCGCGATAGGCATAGCCAAAACCGCCAACAAGGTTAGAAAAGAACCGCTCAGGGTAATTCTCAACGGACTTGGAAAAGATGCCGCATACATAATTTCCCGCATCAACGGCTTTACTCTGGTAGAGACAAAATATGACTATTACAAGGGCGAGCTTAAGATCGTAGAGGAGCGTCCGTTTTCAACGGGAGAAAAGTCTAAAGTTCGCTGCTTCGGAGCTGACGATGTCAGCGAAGGTGTAGCCATAATGATTCATGAAGGAGTGGACGTATCGATCACGGGCAACTCGACCAACCCGACCAGGTTCCAGCATCCGGTAGCAGGAACATACAAAAAATGGACCGTAGAGAATGGAAAGAGATACTTCTCTGTGGCTTCCGGAGGAGGTACGGGAAGAACACTCCACCCCGACAACATGGCAGCGGGACCCGCGAGCTACGGTATGACGGATACAATGGGACGCATGCACAGCGATGCCCAGTTTGCCGGCTCATCATCGGTTCCGGCGCATGTTGAGATGATGGGACTGATAGGCATGGGCAACAACCCCATGGTCGGAGCAACTGTTGCCGTTGCGGTAGCGGTAGAGGAATCTGTATCGAAGTAA
- a CDS encoding glycerate kinase produces MRRDAAEIFREALFEMLPGRAVKRSLANARLRDNIILIGIGKASWTMAKAASEELKERIVCGAIVTKYRHSGGPLSGIEIFEAGHPLPDSNTLKATERILEITRKAGRYQTILFLVSGGGSALFEKPAPGLSLRSLSDVTSRLLLGGADICELNTVRKHLSSIKGGRFANHCMPAEIFQITLSDVLGDKLDMIASGPAAPDPSSSQEALSILMKYGIPLSTNLESAIRSETPKSLDNVSFEIAGNIAGLCRAAKKAAEKRGYISKIVTESLEGEARLTGAAVAEHSKGEMNSPGSGKAKRCLIWGGETTVKVKGSGNGGRSQELALAAAEKLSGSKNIVILSAGSDGTDGPTDAAGGIVDGLTWKKISAAGREPMEMLEDNDSYNALSISGSLFKTGPTGTNVNDLVIALGENL; encoded by the coding sequence ATGCGAAGGGACGCAGCTGAAATATTCAGGGAGGCATTGTTTGAGATGCTTCCCGGCAGGGCAGTGAAAAGATCCCTCGCCAACGCCCGCCTCAGGGATAATATTATCCTGATAGGGATAGGCAAGGCTTCCTGGACAATGGCAAAAGCAGCCTCTGAAGAGCTGAAAGAAAGGATAGTCTGCGGGGCCATCGTTACAAAATACAGACATTCAGGAGGCCCCCTTTCCGGGATAGAGATATTTGAAGCAGGACACCCGCTCCCTGACAGCAACACATTGAAAGCGACCGAGAGGATACTTGAGATCACACGAAAAGCAGGAAGGTACCAAACCATTCTTTTTCTTGTTTCGGGAGGAGGCTCGGCTCTTTTTGAAAAACCCGCACCGGGACTCTCACTAAGATCCCTCTCAGATGTAACATCCAGGCTCCTCCTCGGTGGAGCTGATATCTGTGAACTTAATACGGTCAGGAAACATCTTTCTTCAATAAAGGGCGGAAGGTTCGCGAACCACTGCATGCCGGCTGAAATATTCCAGATCACACTCTCCGATGTCCTGGGGGATAAACTTGACATGATAGCATCCGGACCTGCCGCACCTGATCCTTCTTCCTCACAGGAGGCGCTGTCGATTCTCATGAAGTATGGAATCCCTCTCTCCACGAACCTTGAGTCTGCTATCAGGTCAGAAACTCCCAAATCTCTGGACAATGTCTCATTCGAGATCGCCGGTAACATTGCGGGGTTATGCCGGGCAGCGAAAAAGGCGGCAGAAAAGAGAGGCTATATCTCAAAGATCGTGACAGAGAGCCTGGAAGGAGAAGCAAGACTTACAGGAGCTGCGGTAGCAGAACACTCTAAGGGAGAAATGAACAGCCCCGGCTCAGGCAAGGCTAAAAGATGCCTCATCTGGGGAGGAGAGACAACCGTAAAGGTAAAGGGAAGCGGTAATGGCGGAAGGAGCCAGGAGCTTGCGCTTGCCGCGGCAGAGAAGTTATCGGGATCTAAAAACATTGTCATCCTGTCAGCAGGGTCTGATGGCACAGACGGCCCGACCGATGCTGCCGGAGGTATAGTGGACGGCCTTACCTGGAAAAAGATCAGCGCTGCCGGCCGCGAACCGATGGAGATGCTTGAGGACAATGACTCGTACAACGCCTTAAGTATATCAGGGTCATTATTTAAAACAGGCCCGACCGGTACGAACGTAAATGATCTTGTGATCGCCCTCGGAGAGAACCTTTAG
- the argH gene encoding argininosuccinate lyase produces the protein MWKGRFSQDTDEAVQKFTQSLDMDWRMALADIRGSIAHVRMLGHTGLLSEEEASVIEKNLCLIADEVRNGILIPKVSLEDVHMNIESRLIELCGPTGAKLHMGRSRNDQANTTVRLWIRKELLDIWDGLNDLISSLIKKAEEHAETVVPGYTHLQQAQPISMGQFWMAHAHAFLRDAKRLFDAYDAVDESPLGCGALAGSTLPLDREFTCNDLGFSSVTGNSMDTVAHRDHFMDVLYFAAVFGGHVSRLSEDLIIYFSTEFGWVKLPDSFCTGSSIMPQKKNPDVLEILRGKSGQLNGALMDLLTMTKGIPLTYNRDLQDDKRSLLRTIDCLHGIFSVLPALIMEVKVDEDAANRGFRDGLILATDVAEYLVLQGVPFRNAHEKVGRIVRYCIDNDKPLTSLTLQEWQESIPEVKGDLIPLLSPKRSMERRNTLGGTSPSQVRAQIENTSVRLMMFDKEAKEFRERIPEGY, from the coding sequence ATGTGGAAAGGCCGTTTTTCTCAGGATACCGATGAAGCAGTTCAAAAATTTACCCAGTCACTCGATATGGACTGGAGGATGGCTCTTGCGGATATAAGAGGCAGCATTGCGCACGTACGAATGCTTGGACATACCGGACTTCTTTCAGAAGAAGAGGCCTCCGTGATAGAGAAAAACCTTTGTCTGATCGCTGATGAGGTCAGAAATGGGATACTGATCCCCAAGGTCTCTCTTGAGGATGTCCACATGAACATAGAATCCAGACTTATAGAGCTTTGCGGACCGACAGGCGCTAAGCTGCACATGGGACGAAGCCGCAATGACCAGGCCAACACTACGGTCAGGCTCTGGATACGCAAAGAGCTTCTGGATATTTGGGATGGCCTGAACGATCTTATCTCCTCCCTTATTAAAAAGGCAGAGGAGCATGCAGAAACAGTCGTTCCAGGTTATACCCACCTGCAGCAGGCACAGCCCATCTCCATGGGCCAGTTTTGGATGGCCCACGCCCATGCCTTCCTGCGAGACGCCAAGCGTCTGTTTGATGCGTACGATGCTGTCGATGAGTCGCCCCTGGGGTGTGGAGCTCTGGCGGGATCGACACTTCCGCTTGACAGGGAGTTCACATGCAATGATCTTGGATTTTCTTCCGTAACAGGGAACAGCATGGATACAGTTGCCCATCGCGACCACTTTATGGATGTGCTCTATTTTGCAGCTGTCTTCGGCGGACATGTCAGCAGGCTTTCAGAAGATCTCATTATTTATTTTTCCACTGAATTCGGATGGGTCAAACTGCCGGATTCCTTCTGTACCGGATCAAGCATAATGCCCCAGAAAAAAAATCCGGACGTCCTTGAAATTTTGAGGGGAAAGTCAGGACAGCTTAACGGCGCCCTGATGGATCTCCTTACAATGACAAAGGGCATACCGCTCACATACAACCGTGACCTGCAGGACGACAAGCGTTCCCTGCTCAGGACTATAGACTGCCTGCACGGAATATTCTCTGTTCTCCCGGCTCTGATCATGGAGGTCAAGGTGGATGAAGATGCTGCGAACAGAGGATTCAGGGACGGACTGATCCTGGCTACCGATGTTGCTGAATATCTTGTCCTTCAAGGTGTGCCCTTCAGGAACGCCCATGAGAAAGTGGGCCGCATAGTCAGATATTGCATCGATAACGACAAACCCCTCACATCCCTGACTCTTCAGGAGTGGCAGGAGAGCATCCCGGAGGTAAAGGGCGATCTCATTCCCCTCCTTTCACCGAAAAGATCGATGGAACGGAGGAACACCCTCGGGGGGACATCCCCGTCACAGGTAAGAGCTCAGATAGAAAACACCTCGGTCCGGCTCATGATGTTTGATAAAGAGGCAAAAGAGTTCAGAGAGAGGATCCCTGAGGGGTACTGA
- a CDS encoding phosphomannomutase yields MAFMPEHIFREYDIRGIAETELTDEFVRYIGHAYGTWLMDRGIKKATLGGDARLSTKRIKAAAAAGMMKAGINVTDIGFVSTPTFYWSMYRFDTDGGIMVTGSHNPKEFNGLKVAYDKATLWGDDIQEILRIIKEERMLTAEVPGTLRFAGINEEYLDMLVSKIKLGSRKPKIVCDSGNGTAGIYAPEFLRRIGCEVTELYSEPDGTFPNHHPDPTKRENLPKLIETVLSEGADLGVGFDGDSDRIGVVDDKGEIIWGDRLMALYWQEILPKNPGAVAICEVKSSMALPEEVIRLGGRPIWWNSGHSLVKAKMREENALFSGEVSGHMFFADEYYGYDDGFYAAGRICRILSNSDKKLSELMSVIPIYPSTIETRYDCPDDLKFEVVDRVKQKALSEGLDTITVDGVRIVYENGWGLVRVSNTQPVLVARCEGRTEEALEKICSDMKSRLIKAGSPAFEWEY; encoded by the coding sequence ATGGCTTTTATGCCCGAACACATTTTTAGGGAGTATGACATAAGAGGTATTGCAGAAACTGAACTTACAGACGAATTTGTGAGGTATATCGGTCATGCGTACGGTACCTGGCTGATGGACAGAGGCATAAAGAAAGCCACTCTTGGCGGAGACGCCCGTCTTTCAACAAAAAGGATCAAGGCAGCAGCTGCAGCAGGAATGATGAAGGCCGGGATCAACGTAACAGATATAGGTTTTGTATCAACCCCGACATTTTACTGGAGCATGTATCGCTTCGACACAGACGGAGGCATAATGGTCACAGGAAGCCACAACCCCAAGGAGTTTAACGGCCTTAAGGTGGCCTATGACAAAGCTACCCTGTGGGGAGACGACATCCAGGAGATCCTCAGGATAATTAAGGAAGAGAGGATGCTTACTGCCGAAGTTCCTGGAACACTTCGCTTCGCAGGTATAAACGAGGAGTATCTGGACATGCTTGTCTCAAAGATAAAACTTGGATCCCGCAAACCTAAGATAGTATGTGACTCAGGCAACGGGACAGCGGGGATATACGCTCCGGAATTCCTAAGAAGGATAGGCTGTGAAGTTACCGAACTCTACAGCGAGCCGGACGGTACATTTCCCAACCACCATCCTGACCCTACAAAGAGAGAGAACCTTCCAAAACTGATAGAGACTGTTCTGTCTGAAGGCGCCGATCTTGGTGTTGGTTTTGACGGAGACTCTGATCGTATCGGTGTAGTAGACGACAAAGGCGAGATAATATGGGGAGACCGGCTGATGGCGTTGTATTGGCAGGAAATACTCCCGAAAAACCCTGGCGCTGTAGCCATTTGCGAGGTCAAGAGCTCAATGGCGCTTCCCGAAGAAGTGATCAGACTTGGCGGAAGGCCGATCTGGTGGAATTCCGGGCACTCTCTTGTAAAGGCAAAGATGAGGGAAGAAAATGCCCTTTTCTCGGGGGAAGTATCCGGTCATATGTTCTTTGCGGACGAATATTACGGATATGACGATGGTTTCTATGCGGCAGGACGTATCTGCAGAATCCTTTCAAACAGTGATAAAAAACTGTCCGAACTTATGTCAGTGATCCCGATATATCCATCAACTATAGAAACAAGATATGACTGCCCGGATGACCTGAAATTCGAAGTGGTCGACAGGGTGAAGCAAAAGGCTCTTTCAGAGGGTCTTGACACTATCACGGTCGATGGGGTGAGGATCGTTTACGAGAACGGCTGGGGCCTGGTCAGGGTTTCGAACACACAGCCGGTGCTCGTTGCAAGATGCGAGGGGCGTACAGAAGAGGCATTGGAAAAAATTTGTTCCGACATGAAGAGTAGGCTGATCAAGGCGGGCAGTCCGGCTTTTGAATGGGAGTACTGA
- a CDS encoding acetolactate synthase — translation MKMTGARIVLQMLRLHEIKHVFGLPGETTLRFYKEWLKCPDITHILTHDERSAAFMAEAYAKVTGKVGVSEAPSPGGGHPVPGVIESFTGSVPTVCFTSDVPYNSDKRNMLSGFDQNRLYSAITKESILATKAKDLPFLIRRAFRVAVSGRPGAVHMRIPMDVYEEEAEVNDLYPDPCMARWPYQRPVADFRETDKAIAMLAAAKRPVIVCGQGALASDAGDEVIALAEEFNIPVGCTMTGKGTVSEIHPLSIRLIGARGGTSWSNRFLQTADLVFFIGSNTDSAGTDGWKLPPNVGGPKIISLNIDGVDAANNYPTEAVLVGDAKATLGYMAEKIREYGIKSSSENASEIRAAMAELDRSTKEPCTCPDTPVHPIRFVKELEALLPEKSFVVVEPSMASIFSAAFLVQKRQGRMFISNYSNGALGYSLPAAVGVAAAHPDSTVFAMGGDGSFHFSCGELETYSRLGLNIKMIVFRNNVFGWIKGETQHVYHSDFFATNFGSVDYAGVATAFGVKSYKIDDPNDITSVLSEAINYNGPVLIEVPVPDETEIVPPVPRWTESAKKNDIPCCY, via the coding sequence ATGAAAATGACAGGAGCCCGGATAGTTCTTCAAATGCTCAGACTCCACGAGATCAAACACGTTTTTGGTCTTCCTGGAGAGACTACACTTCGTTTTTACAAAGAATGGCTCAAATGTCCGGATATTACCCACATACTGACTCATGATGAACGGTCAGCAGCCTTCATGGCAGAAGCTTACGCAAAAGTAACAGGCAAGGTGGGAGTAAGCGAGGCTCCAAGTCCGGGTGGAGGGCATCCTGTTCCGGGAGTGATCGAATCATTTACCGGATCTGTTCCAACTGTTTGTTTTACTTCCGACGTGCCTTACAACAGCGATAAAAGAAACATGCTCTCAGGGTTTGACCAGAACAGACTTTACAGCGCAATAACAAAAGAAAGCATCCTTGCGACAAAGGCAAAGGATCTGCCATTCCTGATACGAAGGGCTTTCAGAGTTGCTGTAAGCGGAAGGCCGGGAGCCGTGCACATGAGGATCCCAATGGATGTATACGAAGAAGAGGCAGAGGTAAACGATCTCTATCCGGATCCCTGCATGGCAAGATGGCCATATCAGCGGCCTGTCGCCGATTTCAGGGAGACAGACAAAGCCATCGCCATGCTGGCTGCTGCGAAACGGCCTGTCATAGTATGCGGGCAGGGCGCCCTTGCGTCTGATGCTGGCGATGAAGTTATTGCCCTGGCAGAAGAGTTCAATATTCCGGTAGGCTGTACTATGACCGGCAAGGGTACCGTTTCCGAAATCCATCCTCTCTCCATCCGGCTGATAGGAGCAAGGGGAGGCACAAGCTGGTCAAACAGATTCCTCCAGACAGCTGACCTGGTTTTCTTTATTGGCTCCAATACCGATTCAGCAGGAACTGATGGATGGAAGCTTCCCCCAAATGTCGGAGGACCAAAGATAATCAGCCTTAACATAGACGGGGTAGATGCTGCAAACAATTACCCGACAGAGGCAGTCCTTGTCGGTGATGCGAAGGCGACCCTGGGATACATGGCAGAAAAAATAAGAGAGTACGGCATTAAAAGCAGCTCAGAAAATGCATCTGAGATCAGGGCCGCCATGGCTGAGCTGGACAGATCAACAAAAGAACCATGTACATGTCCTGACACGCCTGTCCATCCTATACGTTTCGTGAAGGAACTCGAAGCGCTGCTGCCCGAAAAAAGTTTTGTGGTCGTTGAACCGTCAATGGCAAGTATCTTCTCTGCCGCATTCCTTGTCCAGAAACGGCAGGGACGCATGTTTATATCAAACTATTCCAACGGAGCGCTTGGATATTCTCTGCCGGCGGCAGTCGGGGTCGCTGCGGCACATCCGGACAGTACGGTATTTGCCATGGGAGGAGACGGCAGTTTTCACTTCAGCTGCGGTGAGCTGGAAACATACTCAAGGCTTGGCCTGAACATAAAGATGATAGTATTCCGTAATAACGTATTCGGCTGGATCAAGGGAGAAACTCAGCACGTATATCATTCAGATTTCTTCGCGACAAACTTTGGATCGGTCGACTACGCAGGAGTGGCGACGGCTTTCGGAGTTAAGTCATATAAGATAGACGATCCGAATGATATAACTTCAGTATTGAGCGAAGCCATAAACTACAATGGACCGGTACTCATAGAAGTACCCGTTCCTGATGAAACAGAGATCGTACCTCCTGTCCCCAGATGGACAGAGAGCGCAAAGAAAAATGACATCCCATGCTGTTATTGA